A genomic region of Tigriopus californicus strain San Diego chromosome 1, Tcal_SD_v2.1, whole genome shotgun sequence contains the following coding sequences:
- the LOC131876887 gene encoding hepatic lectin-like has translation MRLNILVFGLSLLIFFTTKLEAANFVDISQDVSGCVLNSTYWFMPLGTWESNKISCLAEDFGTSRLVVVDDQFENDCLAKYVMEHYTPSTSVKYSIGLTDKQYKGIWEWENSDYSTAHFQHWAPGSPTTSKEDCAFMFAGETESKTGFWGTVACSSTTAGLYAICEKPNDEGLQWF, from the exons ATGAGGCTTAATATTTTAG tttttggtttGAGCCTTCTGATCTTCTTCACCACCAAATTAGAGGCGGCGAATTTCGTTGACATTAGCCAAGACGTGAGTGGTTGTGTTTTAAACTCTACTTATTGGTTCATGCCCCTCGGTACCTGGGAATCCAATAAAATCAGTTGCTTGGCCGAAGACTTTGGTACTTCCAG gCTTGTGGTTGTTGATGACCAATTTGAAAACGATTGTTTGGCAAAGTATGTCATGGAGC ACTACACCCCGTCTACCTCGGTGAAATACTCCATTGGCTTAACAGATAAGCAATATAAGGGAATTTGGGAATGGGAAA ATAGCGATTACTCTACAGCTCATTTTCAACATTGGGCCCCTGGCAGCCCAACAACCAGCAAGGAAGATTGTGCCTTTATGTTTGCTGGTGAGACCGAAAGTAAAACTGGATTTTGGGGAACCGTGGCATGTTCATCGACAACTGCTGGACTATACGCCATTTGCGAGAAGCCAAATGACGAGGGATTACAATGGTTTTAA
- the LOC131876870 gene encoding uncharacterized protein LOC131876870, translating to MTIPSVWLRMLPKHYVVSFLVWFVVVLTSASLVASLSPVDFRNAYDDLRTGLRCIDMESTVKTQDREKLLDCTHSLVNLCHYTYKTKFKNQREDNCEENFEKICSITFKQQAVNETIKKCYKPMVKECSDEKKADRKPICKTVFESECSTRYIEKQLGKFVGETVCSKIPKQLCGSNSCRFIPGLEECHNKTVINLVNVPEENCDLVPQKTCHGAIKLVPYLSPQHECENVPKEVCSFGVKGTIFGEQPIVTKWCYDPSDGLQEPQDSTDSFTTHDNGSRTGQTVGIPSTGVTSSSPNSNENNSRTRLNDISPLGSRASVDFPDRLGSNRTPGSSDSNKNSNSSNPLSDYPRPGSGFASSGSGASIGVAGLMGDNKKIGSSATVSNGGANFESSSSFVNTGSTVGKNFVPEFQLPPSAAEVINTLGPNPAPVADDVSYEYDYEGPNSVDHNSNGIDYAVPFLEEAQPSTPDPFTPLTTPATTPRTELRGTASADIGPAYEKAGRGARMQQGGSKDNLLQLTSDDEYSYDDYYYDEGDYPEALFYTTPGDKELSKRTTRISATTTPSPNVASKSLPLSTSQSGGSIRSTNSVHDLINESNIKFHKFIPHDLKTIVDLVSEDAKKDLKFAQANGPDASKKAEKAALAKVIQHNDQDRVVDKTVIIKNTPEALKVFGIKNIPKELFDKERQLLRFNEVRKKSHDALSSPTQRNPTQNNHFPSSPPNPANLIGVLSVDKGHKDHGIQNDNARKGKNADSRAKDGLTNSLKIGPSRGNNIRGIDSNNIRANGSNTLGSIDHTETTSTSTAIYIEEVLPTDMEANSQDKPSTSNPFLANSSPTNPVVIKGRASWEIQPVPTIPYSRPIVSVSSSGKLNPKPFPAKGGLNFRQPKNIAQNLAVTKAQSFAIPDKPSGPNKLEKFRKLQQTGLQNTIKNHQALIHPSQVNMHEPPFKNDNALFFPTNIAEILSTDDKTRTSRNPQNVYDPQAQATKVTFSPPPTLQYGFRPLSTPSLPYSTPLGGSSYKSTGGQFSPPNTLMFGFSPLSTATQRPSTYDDALSQVQKGFTPPIPASNSGGNLDHFRSTPHQSNQDVQFENSLFQTEHPSRPRKSRSMMTILQDFFKPITQPLQDIMSG from the coding sequence aGTTTTCTGGTTTGGTTTGTGGTTGTCTTAACCTCAGCTTCATTGGTGGCAAGTCTCTCACCCGTGGACTTCAGGAACGCTTATGACGACTTGAGAACAGGCTTGAGATGTATCGACATGGAGTCCACTGTGAAGACGCAGGATCGTGAAAAGTTACTAGATTGTACGCATTCACTGGTGAATCTTTGTCACTATACCTATAAGACCAAGTTCAAGAACCAACGAGAAGATAATTGCGAAGAAAACTTTGAGAAAATCTGTTCAATCACGTTCAAGCAACAAGCGGTGAACGAGACAATTAAAAAGTGTTACAAACCTATGGTCAAGGAATGCTCGGATGAGAAGAAAGCTGACAGAAAGCCCATTTGTAAGACAGTATTTGAGTCTGAGTGCAGTACAAGATACATTGAAAAGCAACTCGGCAAGTTTGTTGGGGAAACCGTTTGTTCCAAGATCCCAAAACAACTTTGTGGTTCCAATTCATGCAGATTCATACCTGGGCTTGAAGAGTGTCACAACAAAACCGTGATTAATCTGGTGAACGTGCCAGAAGAAAACTGCGATCTAGTTCCCCAAAAAACGTGCCATGGAGCCATCAAACTCGTCCCTTACCTAAGTCCCCAACACGAATGTGAGAATGTTCCAAAAGAGGTGTGCTCCTTTGGAGTGAAAGGTACAATATTTGGAGAGCAACCAATTGTGACCAAGTGGTGCTATGACCCATCCGACGGATTACAAGAACCTCAGGACTCCACTGATTCGTTTACAACGCATGACAATGGAAGTAGAACAGGCCAAACTGTTGGAATTCCAAGCACGGGAGTGACCTCCAGTTctcccaattcaaatgaaaacaattctAGAACAAGGCTCAATGATATCAGTCCCTTAGGCTCAAGAGCATCGGTTGATTTCCCAGATCGTCTTGGTAGTAATAGAACACCAGGTTCTAGTGACAGTaacaaaaatagtaattcctCAAATCCCTTAAGTGATTATCCTCGTCCAGGTTCAGGTTTTGCATCTTCTGGATCTGGAGCATCTATTGGTGTTGCTGGTTTAATGGGtgacaacaaaaaaattggatCGAGTGCGACAGTGTCTAATGGAGGAGCTAACTTCGAGTCCTCAAGCTCATTTGTTAACACTGGATCAACTGTAGGTAAAAACTTTGTGCCGGAGTTCCAATTACCGCCTTCAGCAGCTGAAGTCATCAACACCTTAGGGCCTAATCCTGCCCCTGTCGCTGACGATGTTTCATACGAATATGATTATGAAGGTCCAAACTCTGTTGATCACAATTCTAATGGTATAGATTACGCAGTGCCATTTCTAGAAGAGGCTCAACCATCCACCCCTGATCCTTTTACTCCTCTGACAACGCCAGCCACCACTCCACGAACTGAGTTAAGGGGTACAGCTTCAGCAGACATTGGACCGGCGTATGAGAAAGCAGGACGCGGTGCAAGAATGCAACAAGGAGGCTCAAAAGATAACTTGTTGCAGCTGACCAGCGATGACGAATACAGCTACGACGATTACTACTACGATGAAGGAGATTATCCAGAGGCTCTTTTCTACACCACTCCTGGTGACAAAGAGCTTAGCAAAAGGACAACCAGGATATCAGCTACTACTACACCTAGCCCAAATGTTGCTTCAAAGTCCTTACCATTGTCCACAAGTCAAAGTGGTGGGTCCATTCGGTCGACCAACAGTGTTCATGATCTGATTAACGAAAGCAACATAAAATTCCACAAATTCATTCCCCATGATCTTAAAACAATTGTAGATCTAGTAAGTGAAGATGCCAAAAAGGatctcaaatttgctcaagCCAATGGGCCCGATGCCTcgaaaaaagcagaaaaagcCGCTTTAGCAAAGGTGATACAACACAATGATCAGGATAGAGTGGTGGATAAAACAGTTATCATTAAGAACACGCCCGAGGctttaaaagtgtttggaaTAAAAAACATACCCAAAGAGCTTTTTGATAAAGAACGACAGCTCTTGCGCTTCAatgaagtccgaaaaaaatctCATGACGCTCTCAGCTCTCCAACACAAAGGAATCCCACACAAAATAAccattttccttcttctcctccaaatCCTGCCAATTTGATTGGTGTCTTGTCTGTTGACAAGGGGCACAAAGATCATGGTATTCAGAATGACAATGCACGAAAAGGTAAAAACGCTGACAGCCGAGCAAAAGATGGATTAACAAACTCTCTCAAAATTGGACCCAGTCGTGGTAATAACATTCGAGGTATTGACAGCAATAACATCAGAGCAAATGGCAGCAATACTTTAGGTTCGATCGACCATACTGAAACCACCAGCACCAGCACTGCCATTTATATTGAAGAGGTGCTACCTACTGACATGGAAGCAAACAGCCAAGATAAACCTTCGACTTCAAATCCCTTTCTAGCCAATAGTAGTCCGACAAATCCCGTTGTTATCAAGGGTCGGGCCAGTTGGGAAATTCAGCCTGTGCCTACAATTCCTTACTCACGTCCGATTGTTAGTGTGTCATCGAGTGGAAAACTCAACCCAAAACCATTTCCAGCCAAGGGAGGACTAAATTTCCGTCAACCCAAAAATATTGCCCAAAATCTGGCTGTTACCAAAGCTCAGAGCTTCGCCATTCCTGACAAACCTTCGGGACCCAATAAACTCGAAAAATTCAGAAAGCTTCAACAGACTGGATTACAAAATACCATCAAGAATCACCAAGCCTTGATCCATCCCAGTCAAGTGAACATGCATGAACCTCCGTTCAAGAATGATAACGCTTTGTTCTTTCCTACTAACATTGCTGAAATCCTTTCAACTGACGACAAAACTCGCACTTCCAGAAACCCTCAAAATGTGTATGATCCTCAGGCTCAAGCTACAAAAGTAACTTTTAGCCCACCACCCACTCTTCAGTATGGCTTTAGACCCCTATCGACACCTTCATTGCCATATTCAACCCCACTAGGGGGTTCATCTTACAAAAGTACGGGAGGGCAATTCAGCCCCCCTAACACGCTCATGTTCGGTTTTAGCCCTTTGTCCACAGCCACACAAAGACCTTCGACGTATGACGACGCCTTGTCTCAGGTCCAAAAAGGCTTCACCCCACCTATTCCAGCCTCTAACAGCGGTGGTAATTTGGATCATTTCCGTTCCACGCCTCACCAATCCAACCAGGATGTTCAGTTTGAAAATAGCCTTTTTCAAACTGAACATCCATCTCGTCCAAGAAAAAGTCGCTCTATGATGACCATCCTTCAGGattttttcaagccaatcACTCAGCCACTTCAAGACATCATGAGTGGGTAA